A segment of the Corylus avellana chromosome ca2, CavTom2PMs-1.0 genome:
TGAAATCGAGCTTCTGGTTCTTGCTGAGTTCCGAAATTTATTTCTCAGTCTCTCTTATTTCCACCGAATCCCTCATATTTCTCACCCAAAATCAAAGAATAACACACAGAAAACCAGAGTAAAGCAAATAATCAAAGTTGTGTATCAGCACGCTGACGATGATGACTACTGCTAAGCGCCTCGCATTTCTCCCACAACTCGGGTACGTTCACTCAGTCCCATTTCTCTCTAGGCCATTTTGCTCCGGAAACCCGTCTCTAAACGACGACGTTGAGACGGTTTTTCGCATAATCAGTAGCTCTACTTCTTCGAAAAACTTGAAGCAATCGTTGAAATCTAGTGGGGTTTTCCTCTCAAATGATTTGATTGATAAGGTTCTGAAAAGGGTCAGGTTCAGCCATGGAAACCCTTCACAGGCCTTGGAGTTTTTCAATTACACTGGTTATAGAAGAGGGTTTTATCACACTGCTTTTTCGTTGGATACGATGCTTTATATACTTGGTAGGAGTCGGGCgttttataaaatttgggaGCTTTTGATTGAAATGAAGCAAAAAGATCGGTCCCTGATATCGCAGCGAACAGTTATGGTCGTTTTAGGTAGAATTGCTAAGGTTTGTTCGGTTAGGCAGACTGTAGAGTCATTTAGAAAGTTTAAGAAGCTCGTGCCGGAGTTTGATACGGGTTGTTTTAATGCGTTGTTAAGGACTttgtgtcaagagaagaccaTGGCAGATGCGAGGAATGTTTATCATAGTTTGAAGAATCAGTTTAAGCCGAATTTGCAGACTTTTAATATATTGTTGTCGGGGTGGAAGTCCTCGGAGGAGGCCAAGGAGTTCTTTGAGGAGATGAGGGAAATGGGTGTGAAGCCAGATATTGTTTCATATAATTGTTTGGTTGATGCTTATTGTAAGGGAAGAGAAGTGGACATGGCATATAAGGTGGTTGAGAACATGCGGGATGAGGATATATCGCCGGATGTGATCACGTATACTAGTCTTATTGGAGGCCTGGGGTTGATTGGTCAGCCAGATAAGGCTAGAGATGTTTTGAAGGAAATGAAGGAATATGGGTGTTACCCAGATGCTGCTGCATATAATGCTGCTATAAGGAATTATTGTATTGCAAAGAGGCTTGGTGAAGCTTATAAATTGATGGATGAGATGCTGAACAAGGGTTTAAATCCAAATGCAACTACgtacaatttatttttcaggGTTTTCTTCTGGTCGAATGATTTGTCAAGTTCCTGGAATTTGTACCGGAGGATGATGGATACTGGATGCTTGCCAAATACACAGTCTTGTATGTTCCTAATTAGGTTGTTTAAGAGGCAGGAAAAGATGGAGATGGCTCTACAGTTATGGGCTGACATGGTGGAGAAGGGTTTTGGGTCTTATACCTTGGTATCTGATGTGTTGTTTGATTTTCTGTGTGATATGGGAAAGTTGGTGGAAGCAGAGAAGTGTTTTTTGCAGATGGTAGAGAAGGGGCATAAGCCAAGCCAGGTTTCTTTTAGAAGGATCAAGGTGCTCATGGAACTTGCGAACAAGCATAATGCCCTAGAGAACTTGTCAGAGAAAATGGCCATTTTTGGGCGTTTGGTCCATGTTCCTAAATGTGTAGATAGCCCAACTGATCCATTAGATTTGGACTCATTTCCGGTAAATCACACTTTTGTGACCAATCATGGCCATAGGAGGTGCTAAGAGATGCAACAGAAGTTGTCCGACGACTGAGCCACTTGAACCACTTTGACTTATAACTTAAGCAAAACTGAATTTATAAAGATTCATCAATTGATTGGTTTACCACCTATTGGCATGTGCTTTCTTCTGTTGAAAGTGAAAGCTTCTCCCTCAGATTAACAGCATCCCAAGGCTGTTGCAGACAGCCATAACAATTTCTTGTCTTGAAGAAGTAAACCTTGTGTAGCATCACTCAGGGATGGGAAGTTCTTTCTATTGTTGGCAGTGGCACACTTCCTCTTAGCTTCTCAGCTTGGAAATGGGGACCCTCACCTAACATAGCTCTTGATTTTTCATATATGTAGGGTTTAATTTGGAGATCATGGTTGGGGAGTTTGCCTACAACACTCAATCTGTCAATGAAGTGCAGCTTTTTGACCTTCAGCGTCAACCTGATTCAATGGGATACTTGCTGCTCACAAATGATTATTTCCATGATCTGCTGGCCAGGATCTTGCAGTGCAGTCATCTGGCGAGATTTAGTGGGAATGTACTGTTGAATAAGGTTTTGCTTAGACTATATAATCTACAAGAGTATTAAGAAAGCTCTACAATACATATGTTCTTTCAT
Coding sequences within it:
- the LOC132171200 gene encoding putative pentatricopeptide repeat-containing protein At1g02420; amino-acid sequence: MMTTAKRLAFLPQLGYVHSVPFLSRPFCSGNPSLNDDVETVFRIISSSTSSKNLKQSLKSSGVFLSNDLIDKVLKRVRFSHGNPSQALEFFNYTGYRRGFYHTAFSLDTMLYILGRSRAFYKIWELLIEMKQKDRSLISQRTVMVVLGRIAKVCSVRQTVESFRKFKKLVPEFDTGCFNALLRTLCQEKTMADARNVYHSLKNQFKPNLQTFNILLSGWKSSEEAKEFFEEMREMGVKPDIVSYNCLVDAYCKGREVDMAYKVVENMRDEDISPDVITYTSLIGGLGLIGQPDKARDVLKEMKEYGCYPDAAAYNAAIRNYCIAKRLGEAYKLMDEMLNKGLNPNATTYNLFFRVFFWSNDLSSSWNLYRRMMDTGCLPNTQSCMFLIRLFKRQEKMEMALQLWADMVEKGFGSYTLVSDVLFDFLCDMGKLVEAEKCFLQMVEKGHKPSQVSFRRIKVLMELANKHNALENLSEKMAIFGRLVHVPKCVDSPTDPLDLDSFPVNHTFVTNHGHRRC